A single genomic interval of Antechinus flavipes isolate AdamAnt ecotype Samford, QLD, Australia chromosome 1, AdamAnt_v2, whole genome shotgun sequence harbors:
- the RNF10 gene encoding LOW QUALITY PROTEIN: RING finger protein 10 (The sequence of the model RefSeq protein was modified relative to this genomic sequence to represent the inferred CDS: inserted 1 base in 1 codon) → MPHSSPSSSSSSAAPDMDKNSGPPSSSSASGGCSSKGQQPPRATSAGPAGESKPKSDGKNASGSKRYNRKRETSYPKNENFNNQSRRSNAQKSKTFNKMPPQRGGGSSKLFSSFSNGGRRDEVAEAQRAEFSPAQFSGPKKINLNHLLNFTFEPRGQTGHFEGNGHGNWGKRNKWGQKPFNKELFLQANCQFVVSEDQDYTVHFADPDTLVNWDFVEQVRICSHEVPSCPICLYPPTAAKITRCGHIFCWACILHYLSLSEKTWSKCPICYSSVHKKDLKSVVATESRQYIVGDTITMQLMRREKGVLVALPKSKWMNVEQPIHLGDDQHSQYSKLLLASKEQVLQRVILEEKAALEQQLAEEKHSPEACFVEAALQELKAREEALSGLDEAKGGQVTDVVTAVEELVLIAAPLDKEPDSQCILEYLSAFDEEIVDPCPRGPSPLPPPHLVEEEPVTELEPRVVTEVYESEILDGNDTEGTTCSKTSQQEPKATLGTRSLGSSPCYYFYQAEDGQYMFLHPVNVRCLVREYGSLEQSPEKITATVVEIAGYSISEDVRQRHRYLCHLPLTCEFSICELALQPPVVSKETXEMFSDDIEKRRRLRQKKAREERRRERRIEIEENKRQGKYPEVHIALENLQQFPAFNACSPDPALVLGTEGVGSFSQSPLSRSPGSHADTMLASLSPTDGQVNPSFCVGSLEEESPFPSFAQMLRVGKAKVDMWSKTASKKDENTLAPPAPVDSDGESDNSDRVPVPSFQNSFSQAIEAAFLKLDTPASSDLLSEEKGGKKRKKQKKKLLFSTSVVHTK, encoded by the exons ATGGAAAGAATGCGAGTGGATCCAAACGTTATAACCGTAAACGTGAAACTTCCTatcctaaaaatgaaaactttaacaACCAGTCCCGTCGCTCCAACGCACAGAAAAGCAAAACTTTTAATAAGATGCCTCCTCAAAGGGGCGGCGGCAGCAGCAAACTCTTTAGCTCTTTTTCTAATGGTGGAAGACGAGATGAG GTAGCAGAGGCTCAACGGGCAGAGTTCAGCCCTGCCCAATTCTCTGGTCCTAAGAAGATAAATCTAAACCACTTACTAAATTTCACTTTTGAACCCCGTGGCCAGACAGGTCACTTTGAAGGCAATGGACATGGCAACTGGGGGAAGAGGAACAAATGGGGACAAAAACCTTTTAACAAGGAGCTCTTCTTACAGGCCAA CTGCCAATTTGTGGTGTCCGAAGACCAAGACTACACAGTGCACTTTGCTGACCCTGATACGTTGGTCAACTGGGACTTTGTGGAACAAGTG CGCATCTGTAGTCATGAGGTGCCGTCCTGCCCAATATGCCTTTATCCGCCAACTGCAGCCAAGATCACACGCTGTGGGCATATTTTCTGCTGGGCGTGCATTCTGCACTACCTTTCATTGAGTGAGAAGACCTGGAGTAAATGTCCCATCTGTTATAGCTCTGTTCACAAGAAGGATCTCAAGAG TGTTGTTGCTACAGAGTCACGCCAATACATTGTTGGCGATACCATCACAATGCAGCTCATGAGAAGGGAGAAGGGTGTGCTAGTGGCTTTACCCAAATCCAAATGGATGAATGTAGAACAGCCTATTCACCTTGGAG ATGACCAGCACAGCCAATACTCCAAACTCCTGCTGGCCTCCAAGGAGCAGGTGCTACAGCGAGTGATTTTGGAAGAGAAGGCAGCCCTGGAGCAGCAGCTGGCAGAGGAGAAACACTCTCCTGAGGCGTGCTTTGTGGAAGCCGCCCTCCAGGAGCTCAAG GCTCGAGAGGAAGCTCTATCAGGATTGGATGAAGCCAAAGGTGGTCAGGTGACTGATGTTGTGACTGCAGTAGAGGAGCTGGTCCTGATAGCAGCACCCCTGGACAAAGAGCCCGACTCCCAG TGTATACTGGAGTATCTGTCTgcttttgatgaagaaattgtgGACCCTTGCCCTAGAGgaccttctcctcttccccctccccacctggTAGAAGAGGAGCCAGTGACTGAGCTGGAGCCGAGGGTAGTAACAGAGGTATATGAGTCGGAGATCTTGGATGGAAATGATACAGAAGGGACCACTTGCAGCAAAACCAGCCAGCAGGAGCCCAAGGCCACACTCGGTACCAGATCCTTGGGCAGCTCTCCTTGCTACTACTTCTATCAAG CGGAAGACGGACAGTACATGTTTCTGCATCCCGTGAATGTGCGCTGCCTCGTGAGGGAGTATGGGAGCCTGGAGCAGAGCCCCGAGAAAATCACCGCCACAGTGGTAGAGATCGCTGGCTACTCTATCTCAGAG GACGTGCGACAGCGGCATCGCTACCTTTGCCATCTGCCTCTCACCTGTGAATTCAGCATCTGTGAACTGGCTCTGCAGCCACCTGTCGTTTCCAAGGAAA TGGAAATGTTTTCAg ATGACATTGAGAAGAGGCGACGGCTTCGGCAGAAAAAGGCTCGGGAGGAGAGGCGAAGGGAGCGCCGGATTGAGATAGAAGAGAACAAGAGGCAGGGAAAAT ATCCCGAAGTCCACATCGCTCTAGAGAATCTGCAGCAGTTTCCCGCCTTTAATGCCTGCTCCCCCGATCCTGCTTTGGTTCTTGGCACCGAGGGCGTTGGTTCCTTCTCACAGTCTCCTCTTAGCAGAAGCCCAGGGTCCCATGCAG ACACTATGTTGGCTTCTTTGTCACCCACTGATGGTCAGGTCAACCCCTCATTCTGCGTCGGGAGCCTGGAAGAAGagtctccttttccctcctttgccCAG ATGCTGAGAGTTGGAAAAGCAAAGGTAGATATGTGGTCCAAAACTGCCTCCAAGAAAG ATGAGAACACCCTCGCTCCTCCTGCCCCTGTGGACAGTGATGGGGAAAGTGACAACTCAGACCGTGTACCTGTGCCCAGCTTCCAGAATTCGTTCAGCCAAGCGATTGAAGCAGCCTTCCTGAAACTGGACACCCCGGCCTCCTCAGACCTCCTCTCTG aagagaagggaggaaagaaaaggaagaaacaaaagaagaagctgCTGTTCAGCACCTCGGTGGTCCACACCAAGTGA